Within the Thermococcus sp. CX2 genome, the region CCAAGGCCCACAACCGCAATAACCTTCGGCTTCTTAACGCCCCGGGTTCTCAGGGAATCCACGATCGAGATTAGATTGCGAGCCATTATCTCGTTGCGCTCCTCCACGAGGACGTGATAGAGGTAGGGGTAGCGACGCTTGAATTGGAGCATCATCACCCTGTAGTCTGCCATTGGATCAGAGCTTTCTCCGAGATTTAAGGGCAGAAATATGCTGAGGCTCTCAAGCGCCATCAGGAGCTTCTCGCGCGATGGTGCGGCGGCTATCTTGGCGAGTGTGACGTTGATGTCCTCATCGATGAGGTATAACGGGACGCCGAGGGTTTGGGCGGCGCTTATCGCGGCCTTCATTTCCTCTCCGGGCTTCATCCCGAACTCTTCTCCGAGTTTCTCCTCGACCTTAGCCAGAACGTAGTTTATAAGCCCCCTCTTTCCGTAGCGGAGGGCATCCTCGAGGCTAACTTTACGGTTCTGGCTCATGGCCAAAAAGCGCGTCCTGTCGAGTTCTATCGCAACTGCATGAGGTTTCTCAGAGAGAATGGTCCTTATTACCTCCTCTCTACTCTTTGGGGAGACGTGCATGGTTCCGATAAGCTTGACGTAGCGCAGGTAGCTCATTGTCAATCCTCCCGAAGGTTTCTCATCTCCCAGCGCCCAGATTTGAAGGTCAGAACGTCGAAGTCCCTAGGGACCACAAAGGGGACATCGCACAATTCCCTCGCCTTTGCCACGTATTCGTCATAAGTATAGCGGAAGGCCCTGTGGAACAACGCCAAAAGCTTAACCTTGGCCTTTTTGGCCGTCTGACAGGCTTCTTCGACGGTCGAGTGGTAGCTCTCGCCCCTGTCGTCCGAAGTTAGGTAAGTCGCCTCATGGATGAGCAGGTCGGCGTTTTCAGAGAAGAGCCGCACCCTCTCGCATGGCTCCGTGTCACCTGTGTAAACGACTTTAACCCCCTTCCTCCGCGGCCCAGTAACGTCTTCGAGGTGGATTATCCTTCCGTTCCACTCGATTTTACCCTCCCGCTCAAGCTTTCCCAGAATCGGCCCCTCGCTCAGGCCGTATTCTGCGAGCTTCTCCGGCAGAAATTTGCCCCTCCGGTCTTTCTCCTTGAAAACGTAGCCGAGGGCAGGAACGCCATGCTCAACCTTAAAGCTCCAGATTTCGTAGTCCCCGAACTTCAGTCTGGTCTCGCCGAGCTCGTGGACGTGTATATCAAAGCCGGGCCTGAAGAAGCCGCTGTTCAGGAAGTTCTGGACAAACTGGAAGGTGTACTTTGGCCCGTAGATATGGAGGGGCTTTTCCCTGCCCCAGAGGTTCATGGTCTGTATCAGTGCGGCCAGGCCGAGGTAGTGGTCACCGTGAAAGTGGGTGATGAATATCTTTTCAACCTTCATCGGGCTGAGCTTTGCGGTGTTCATCTGTCTCATCGTGCCTTCTCCAACATCGAAGAGTATTATCTCACCCTTATAGCGGAGCGCTATGGTTGGAACGTTCCTCTCGAGGGTGGGCATTATCCCGCCGGTACCCAGGAAGATCACTTCAAGCATGGTTTCATCTCGGTGGGAGGGGTTAAAAAGTTAGCAGTGGCCAAACCGTTAAATATGTCTAGGCGAACTAATTTTTGAGGTGTATCTAGATGGAGGAAATTCTGAAGGCAATTGAGGAGAAGGACTGCAAAAAAGTGGCGAGCCTCCTCTACTACAAGGTGGACGGGCTGAGCGATGAGGAGCTCATGGAGATTCTTGAAAAAGCTGAAAAGCTCGCCCTTGAGTGTAAGGACCCCGAACTCTACAAGCTCATCGTTTACTACTTCCACGAGCTGCTCGGTGTGGATAAGATAAGCGAGTTCGAGAAGATGGCCGAGGAGGAGGACACCTTCGAAGCCAAATTCCAGCTTGCTGATCTCTACTACCTCCTCGGCGAGTTTGAGAAGAGCCTCGACCTCTACAGGGCTCTCCTGGAGGAAGAGACCGAGAAGGGCAACAAGGAGAACATAGCGAAGATTTACTACAACATGGCGCTCATCCACGAGGAGATCCAGGAGTACGAAAAGGCCCTCGAACTCATGGAGAAGGCCGAGGAGATTTACAGAGAGCTCGGAAAGGAGGAAGAGGTGCTGCACATAGCGGTCTACAAGGCATACGTAACCTTCGAGATGGGTGAGCCTTACAAGGCCAAGGCCATGCTCGCTGGAGTCATCCCCAAAGCTATGGGCAACGATAAACTCCTGGCTGAGATACACCTCTCCTACGAGGAGATATTCGAGGACGACGAGAACTACGATGCCGCCCTGCAGGAGTGCCTCTACGCCCTGATGAGGGCAAAGGGTACGGAGTACTACGACGTGGCATTCGACGCGCTCATCGACGTCATCTGGCAGCTGATGCTCGAGGACGACTTCGAAACGGTTTATCTCCACATGGACATGTTCGCCAACGCTCTGCCAGAGCTCAAGGAGTTCTTCGAAGGTGTTAAGGCCATA harbors:
- a CDS encoding ribonuclease Z; protein product: MLEVIFLGTGGIMPTLERNVPTIALRYKGEIILFDVGEGTMRQMNTAKLSPMKVEKIFITHFHGDHYLGLAALIQTMNLWGREKPLHIYGPKYTFQFVQNFLNSGFFRPGFDIHVHELGETRLKFGDYEIWSFKVEHGVPALGYVFKEKDRRGKFLPEKLAEYGLSEGPILGKLEREGKIEWNGRIIHLEDVTGPRRKGVKVVYTGDTEPCERVRLFSENADLLIHEATYLTSDDRGESYHSTVEEACQTAKKAKVKLLALFHRAFRYTYDEYVAKARELCDVPFVVPRDFDVLTFKSGRWEMRNLRED
- a CDS encoding tetratricopeptide repeat protein — encoded protein: MEEILKAIEEKDCKKVASLLYYKVDGLSDEELMEILEKAEKLALECKDPELYKLIVYYFHELLGVDKISEFEKMAEEEDTFEAKFQLADLYYLLGEFEKSLDLYRALLEEETEKGNKENIAKIYYNMALIHEEIQEYEKALELMEKAEEIYRELGKEEEVLHIAVYKAYVTFEMGEPYKAKAMLAGVIPKAMGNDKLLAEIHLSYEEIFEDDENYDAALQECLYALMRAKGTEYYDVAFDALIDVIWQLMLEDDFETVYLHMDMFANALPELKEFFEGVKAIALYKDGRVDMEEARKVIEKVKDRKLLDLLEFLGEAEM
- a CDS encoding TraB domain-containing protein, with product MSYLRYVKLIGTMHVSPKSREEVIRTILSEKPHAVAIELDRTRFLAMSQNRKVSLEDALRYGKRGLINYVLAKVEEKLGEEFGMKPGEEMKAAISAAQTLGVPLYLIDEDINVTLAKIAAAPSREKLLMALESLSIFLPLNLGESSDPMADYRVMMLQFKRRYPYLYHVLVEERNEIMARNLISIVDSLRTRGVKKPKVIAVVGLGHKPGIEHILDRERGKFLPTTG